The Puntigrus tetrazona isolate hp1 chromosome 3, ASM1883169v1, whole genome shotgun sequence genome contains a region encoding:
- the tecpr1b gene encoding tectonin beta-propeller repeat-containing protein 1 isoform X1, with the protein MKTRSTVIKLQSRARDVGGAAVGGGRVRAGVQPVGPRGPLEALRRSPAGAEAGDRLSPLLLGRRVRPSGVSPRLSRSSAYTPAGGDLREPGAWETFRFIKPSRWNPVDGYTDALLPTDRWQWTDESGLNPQPLHSFVLPSANWEWEGDWYVDDESCGRESRETGGWEYAVDFPATFTKEKKWNSCVRRRRWLRYRRYKALGSWAKVPLDKARPPPEPFTDISCGGWDVRDSPEKHIHLWAVSQQGKLWFRAGITQQNPEGTRWEPIQVPREAAQVSAGPKDLLWVILWDGQLLARTGIGKDCPKGSSWEPVQPPNQKGAVHVAVGVNVVWAITKDNKVWFRRGVNSHNPTGSGWISIGGEMVMLSVGPNDQVWGVGSDDRTVYFRHGVTGTEVTGRSWVAVSAQLDGSESTNHSSVVNDASVFAGELTAPSQGSVLGCDDTDVPEPRVPKITSDSFISALVSDRSSPAHDPASEGHPSVSEDNLVTSQESDPSILSPSSPSGGSETPWSNVDLEEMKGSLPSSTRSSVATYPFELQHSTVVQEEVPPWAWVAGGGCDITSGSHVHLFNVSDPGPLSPSITPALSAQTRAAQQERDASVEKSVRVTRGRMCWWRDWTPHQWEDVSVTLEQVTGAGAQTGDILYLYYTHDQEKKYLYAVIKEVTALVPMFRDSLYTVAVYTPDRTKQRQPILLATSSQQDFSAWLSLLNESCCASRALGEHPSKQALWAVTCQGDVMVHEPSPGLEAPAQHVPCEHMFWRQVPAHLLCVESNSLGVVWGIAHDHTAWVYTPARGSESPERAVSDVRSVLIYENQRWNPMTGYTDKGLPTDRYMWSDASGQRECTKDNTGPPSPQWTWVSDWAVDHSVPGGTDKEGWQYAADFPVYVQPTHRTAARYLGLDVIGDSCAFRTFHGHKTMKDFVRRRRWARKCMISLTGPWLKVPPIALTDVTVLPCLAQCSLEQVPVWAISEKGDVLCRLGVTASNPAGNSWLHVGTDQPFKSICIGGGHQVWAIARDGAVFYRGSVSAHNPAGECWYHIPSPPKQTLRQVSVGRTSVYAVDENSNLWYRQGLTPSYPQGSAWELISSNVCKVSVGPLDQVWIIADKVSGYPSESSGTVCHRLGVKPMQPKGLSWDFGIGGGWEHLCVRGNSTEAQRVAPRSPMPSRTQSQVNGNVVGC; encoded by the exons ATGAAGACTCGCTCCACGGTCATTAAACTACAGAGTAG GGCCCGTGATGTCGGGGGCGCAGCTGTGGGCGGTGGACGTGTACGGGCGGGGGTTCAGCCTGTGGGCCCCCGGGGGCCGCTGGAGGCGCTCCGCCGATCTCCTGCTGGAGCTGAAGCGGGTGACAGGCTCTCGCCGCTGCTGCTGGGGCGTCGGGTGCGACCATCAGGTGTATCTCCACGTCTATCCCGCTCGAGTGCCTATACGCCGGCAGGAGGAGACCTACGAGAACCAGGCGCGTGGGAAACCTTTCGGTTCATCAAACCTTCG AGGTGGAACCCAGTGGATGGGTACACAGACGCTCTCCTCCCGACGGACCGCTGGCAGTGGACGGACGAGTCGGGCTTGAACCCACAGCCTCTTCACAGCTTCGTGCTGCCGTCTGCTAACTGGGAGTGGGAGGGAGACTGGTACGTGGACGACGAAAGCTGTGGGAGAGAATCCAGGGAGACAGGG GGGTGGGAGTATGCAGTGGACTTCCCCGCCACCTTCACTAAAGAGAAGAAGTGGAACTCGTGCGTCCGTCGCAGGCGATGGCTGCGCTACAGGAGATATAAAGCACTGGGATCCTGGGCCAAG GTGCCTCTGGACAAAGCCAGACCTCCACCGGAGCCCTTCACCGACATCAGCTGCGGAGGCTGGGACGTGAGGGACAGTCCTGAGAAACACATTCACCTGTGGGCCGTGTCCCAGCAAGGGAAG CTGTGGTTTCGCGCAGGCATCACACAGCAGAACCCGGAGGGGACCCGCTGGGAACCCATCCAGGTGCCCCGAGAGGCGGCGCAGGTCAGCGCCGGGCCCAAAGACCTGCTGTGGGTCATTCTCTGGGATGGACAACTGCTGGCCAGAACGGGCATCGGTAAAGACTGCCCTAAAG gctCATCTTGGGAGCCAGTGCAGCCTCCCAATCAGAAAGGAGCTGTCCATGTTGCGGTGGGAGTCAACGTCGTTTGGGCCATCACTAAAGACAACAAA GTCTGGTTCAGGAGGGGCGTGAATTCCCACAATCCCACTGGCTCAGGCTGGATCAGTATCGGTGGAGAGATGGTGATGCTTAGCGTGGGGCCCAATGACCAG GTATGGGGGGTTGGCAGTGATGACCGGACTGTGTATTTTCGTCATGGCGTGACAGGCACAGAGGTCACGGGCAGGTCATGGGTGGCAGTGTCAGCTCAGCTTGATGGCAGCGAAAGCACAAATCATTCCAG TGTTGTGAACGACGCCAGTGTCTTCGCCGGTGAGCTCACGGCGCCTTCCCAGGGTTCAGTTCTGGGCTGCGACGACACGGACGTACCAGAGCCACGCGTCCCCAAGATCACGAGCGACAGCTTCATCTCAGCGCTGGTGTCTGATCGCTCCTCCCCGGCGCACGACCCGGCCTCCGAGGGTCACCCCAGCGTATCCGAGGACAACCTGGTGACGAGTCAAGAGTCGGACCCCTCCATCCTGAGCCCCAGCAGCCCGTCCGGCGGCAGCGAGACTCCGTGGAGCAATGTTGACCTGGAGGAGATGAAGGGCTCGCTTCCCAGCAGCACCCGGAGCTCCGTGGCCACGTACCCCTTTGAGCTGCAGCACAGCACCGTCGTGCAGGAGGAAGTGCCGCCCTGGGCCTGGGTCGCCGGTGGAGGATGTGACATCACTTCCGGCTCACATGTCCACTTGTTTAACGTCTCAG ATCCCGGGcctctctctccatccatcaCACCTGCCCTCAGCGCTCAGACAAGAGCAGCCCAGCAAGAGAGAGACGCCTCTGTAGAGAAG TCTGTCCGTGTGACCAGGGGTCGTATGTGCTGGTGGAGGGACTGGACCCCTCACCAGTGGGAGGATGTCAGCGTGACGCTGGAGCAGGTCACCGGTGCTGGAGCTCAGACAGGAGACATCCTTTACCTCTACTACACTCACGACCAGGAGAAGAAG tatcTGTATGCTGTGATAAAGGAGGTGACGGCCCTGGTGCCCATGTTCAGGGACTCTCTGTACACTGTGGCCGTTTACACTCCAGACAGAACCAAACAGAGACAGCCCATTCTACTGGCTACTTCCTCTCAACAAGACTTCAGCGCCTGG ctGTCTCTGTTGAACGAGTCGTGCTGCGCGTCCAGGGCTCTCGGGGAGCATCCGTCCAAGCAGGCCCTGTGGGCCGTGACGTGTCAAGGAGACGTCATGGTGCACGAGCCGTCCCCCGGTCTGGAAGCCCCAGCGCAGCACGTCCCCTGTGAGCACAT GTTCTGGCGCCAGGTTCCTGCTCATCTGCTGTGTGTGGAGTCTAACAGTCTGGGTGTTGTGTGGGGCATCGCTCACGATCACACCGCCTGGGTCTACACGCCGGCTCGGG GAAGCGAAAGCCCCGAGCGAGCAGTGAGCGATGTTCGGAGCGTGCTCATCTACGAGAACCAGCGCTGGAACCCCATGACGGGATACACAGACAA GGGTCTCCCCACAGACCGCTACATGTGGAGCGACGCGTCGGGCCAGAGAGAGTGCACCAAAGACAACACCGGCCCTCCGTCGCCGCAGTGGACATGG GTTTCTGATTGGGCCGTCGACCACAGCGTCCCGGGAGGCACGGATAAAGAGGGCTGGCAGTACGCTGCAGATTTCCCAGTGTATGTTCAACCTACACATAGAACAGCAGCTAGATATTTGGGTCTCGATGTAATTGGCGATTCATGCGCTTTCAGGACGTTTCACGGTCATAAGACGATGAAGGACTTCGTGCGCCGCAGGCGGTGGGCTAG GAAGTGCATGATCAGTCTCACCGGGCCGTGGCTGAAGGTTCCTCCGATCGCCCTGACGGACGTCACCGTCCTGCCGTGTCTGGCCCAGTGCAGCCTGGAGCAGGTTCCCGTGTGGGCCATTAGCGAGAAGGGAGACGTTCTGTGCCGCCTGGGAGTCACCGCCAGCAACCCGGCC GGTAATTCCTGGCTCCACGTGGGCACAGACCAGCCCTTCAAGTCCATTTGCATAGGAGGAGGTCACCAGGTGTGGGCCATCGCTAGGGACGGAGCAGTCTTCTACCGGGGATCAGTGTCTGCCCACAATCCTGCTG GTGAGTGCTGGTATCACATACCATCTCCCCCGAAGCAGACGCTCAGACAGGTGTCCGTGGGCAGGACCTCCGTTTATGCCGTGGATGAAAACA GTAATCTGTGGTACAGACAGGGTTTGACACCCAGCTATCCTCAGGGCTCTGCGTGGGAACTCATCTCCAGTAATGTGTGTAAGGTGTCTGTCGGACCACTGGACCAG GTTTGGATAATCGCTGATAAAGTGTCAGGTTATCCATCAGAGAGCTCGGGAACAGTGTGCCACAGACTAGGAGTGAAGCCCATGCAGCCCAAAGGCCTGAGCTGGGACTTTGGCATTGGG GGTGGATGGGAGCAcctgtgtgtgagagggaaCTCTACGGAGGCCCAGCGCGTGGCACCTCGCAGTCCAATGCCCAGCCGCACACAGAGTCAGGTGAACGGGAATGTTGTGGGCTGCTAG
- the tecpr1b gene encoding tectonin beta-propeller repeat-containing protein 1 isoform X2 — translation MKTRSTVIKLQSRARDVGGAAVGGGRVRAGVQPVGPRGPLEALRRSPAGAEAGDRLSPLLLGRRVRPSGVSPRLSRSSAYTPAGGDLREPGAWETFRFIKPSRWNPVDGYTDALLPTDRWQWTDESGLNPQPLHSFVLPSANWEWEGDWYVDDESCGRESRETGGWEYAVDFPATFTKEKKWNSCVRRRRWLRYRRYKALGSWAKVPLDKARPPPEPFTDISCGGWDVRDSPEKHIHLWAVSQQGKLWFRAGITQQNPEGTRWEPIQVPREAAQVSAGPKDLLWVILWDGQLLARTGIGSSWEPVQPPNQKGAVHVAVGVNVVWAITKDNKVWFRRGVNSHNPTGSGWISIGGEMVMLSVGPNDQVWGVGSDDRTVYFRHGVTGTEVTGRSWVAVSAQLDGSESTNHSSVVNDASVFAGELTAPSQGSVLGCDDTDVPEPRVPKITSDSFISALVSDRSSPAHDPASEGHPSVSEDNLVTSQESDPSILSPSSPSGGSETPWSNVDLEEMKGSLPSSTRSSVATYPFELQHSTVVQEEVPPWAWVAGGGCDITSGSHVHLFNVSDPGPLSPSITPALSAQTRAAQQERDASVEKSVRVTRGRMCWWRDWTPHQWEDVSVTLEQVTGAGAQTGDILYLYYTHDQEKKYLYAVIKEVTALVPMFRDSLYTVAVYTPDRTKQRQPILLATSSQQDFSAWLSLLNESCCASRALGEHPSKQALWAVTCQGDVMVHEPSPGLEAPAQHVPCEHMFWRQVPAHLLCVESNSLGVVWGIAHDHTAWVYTPARGSESPERAVSDVRSVLIYENQRWNPMTGYTDKGLPTDRYMWSDASGQRECTKDNTGPPSPQWTWVSDWAVDHSVPGGTDKEGWQYAADFPVYVQPTHRTAARYLGLDVIGDSCAFRTFHGHKTMKDFVRRRRWARKCMISLTGPWLKVPPIALTDVTVLPCLAQCSLEQVPVWAISEKGDVLCRLGVTASNPAGNSWLHVGTDQPFKSICIGGGHQVWAIARDGAVFYRGSVSAHNPAGECWYHIPSPPKQTLRQVSVGRTSVYAVDENSNLWYRQGLTPSYPQGSAWELISSNVCKVSVGPLDQVWIIADKVSGYPSESSGTVCHRLGVKPMQPKGLSWDFGIGGGWEHLCVRGNSTEAQRVAPRSPMPSRTQSQVNGNVVGC, via the exons ATGAAGACTCGCTCCACGGTCATTAAACTACAGAGTAG GGCCCGTGATGTCGGGGGCGCAGCTGTGGGCGGTGGACGTGTACGGGCGGGGGTTCAGCCTGTGGGCCCCCGGGGGCCGCTGGAGGCGCTCCGCCGATCTCCTGCTGGAGCTGAAGCGGGTGACAGGCTCTCGCCGCTGCTGCTGGGGCGTCGGGTGCGACCATCAGGTGTATCTCCACGTCTATCCCGCTCGAGTGCCTATACGCCGGCAGGAGGAGACCTACGAGAACCAGGCGCGTGGGAAACCTTTCGGTTCATCAAACCTTCG AGGTGGAACCCAGTGGATGGGTACACAGACGCTCTCCTCCCGACGGACCGCTGGCAGTGGACGGACGAGTCGGGCTTGAACCCACAGCCTCTTCACAGCTTCGTGCTGCCGTCTGCTAACTGGGAGTGGGAGGGAGACTGGTACGTGGACGACGAAAGCTGTGGGAGAGAATCCAGGGAGACAGGG GGGTGGGAGTATGCAGTGGACTTCCCCGCCACCTTCACTAAAGAGAAGAAGTGGAACTCGTGCGTCCGTCGCAGGCGATGGCTGCGCTACAGGAGATATAAAGCACTGGGATCCTGGGCCAAG GTGCCTCTGGACAAAGCCAGACCTCCACCGGAGCCCTTCACCGACATCAGCTGCGGAGGCTGGGACGTGAGGGACAGTCCTGAGAAACACATTCACCTGTGGGCCGTGTCCCAGCAAGGGAAG CTGTGGTTTCGCGCAGGCATCACACAGCAGAACCCGGAGGGGACCCGCTGGGAACCCATCCAGGTGCCCCGAGAGGCGGCGCAGGTCAGCGCCGGGCCCAAAGACCTGCTGTGGGTCATTCTCTGGGATGGACAACTGCTGGCCAGAACGGGCATCG gctCATCTTGGGAGCCAGTGCAGCCTCCCAATCAGAAAGGAGCTGTCCATGTTGCGGTGGGAGTCAACGTCGTTTGGGCCATCACTAAAGACAACAAA GTCTGGTTCAGGAGGGGCGTGAATTCCCACAATCCCACTGGCTCAGGCTGGATCAGTATCGGTGGAGAGATGGTGATGCTTAGCGTGGGGCCCAATGACCAG GTATGGGGGGTTGGCAGTGATGACCGGACTGTGTATTTTCGTCATGGCGTGACAGGCACAGAGGTCACGGGCAGGTCATGGGTGGCAGTGTCAGCTCAGCTTGATGGCAGCGAAAGCACAAATCATTCCAG TGTTGTGAACGACGCCAGTGTCTTCGCCGGTGAGCTCACGGCGCCTTCCCAGGGTTCAGTTCTGGGCTGCGACGACACGGACGTACCAGAGCCACGCGTCCCCAAGATCACGAGCGACAGCTTCATCTCAGCGCTGGTGTCTGATCGCTCCTCCCCGGCGCACGACCCGGCCTCCGAGGGTCACCCCAGCGTATCCGAGGACAACCTGGTGACGAGTCAAGAGTCGGACCCCTCCATCCTGAGCCCCAGCAGCCCGTCCGGCGGCAGCGAGACTCCGTGGAGCAATGTTGACCTGGAGGAGATGAAGGGCTCGCTTCCCAGCAGCACCCGGAGCTCCGTGGCCACGTACCCCTTTGAGCTGCAGCACAGCACCGTCGTGCAGGAGGAAGTGCCGCCCTGGGCCTGGGTCGCCGGTGGAGGATGTGACATCACTTCCGGCTCACATGTCCACTTGTTTAACGTCTCAG ATCCCGGGcctctctctccatccatcaCACCTGCCCTCAGCGCTCAGACAAGAGCAGCCCAGCAAGAGAGAGACGCCTCTGTAGAGAAG TCTGTCCGTGTGACCAGGGGTCGTATGTGCTGGTGGAGGGACTGGACCCCTCACCAGTGGGAGGATGTCAGCGTGACGCTGGAGCAGGTCACCGGTGCTGGAGCTCAGACAGGAGACATCCTTTACCTCTACTACACTCACGACCAGGAGAAGAAG tatcTGTATGCTGTGATAAAGGAGGTGACGGCCCTGGTGCCCATGTTCAGGGACTCTCTGTACACTGTGGCCGTTTACACTCCAGACAGAACCAAACAGAGACAGCCCATTCTACTGGCTACTTCCTCTCAACAAGACTTCAGCGCCTGG ctGTCTCTGTTGAACGAGTCGTGCTGCGCGTCCAGGGCTCTCGGGGAGCATCCGTCCAAGCAGGCCCTGTGGGCCGTGACGTGTCAAGGAGACGTCATGGTGCACGAGCCGTCCCCCGGTCTGGAAGCCCCAGCGCAGCACGTCCCCTGTGAGCACAT GTTCTGGCGCCAGGTTCCTGCTCATCTGCTGTGTGTGGAGTCTAACAGTCTGGGTGTTGTGTGGGGCATCGCTCACGATCACACCGCCTGGGTCTACACGCCGGCTCGGG GAAGCGAAAGCCCCGAGCGAGCAGTGAGCGATGTTCGGAGCGTGCTCATCTACGAGAACCAGCGCTGGAACCCCATGACGGGATACACAGACAA GGGTCTCCCCACAGACCGCTACATGTGGAGCGACGCGTCGGGCCAGAGAGAGTGCACCAAAGACAACACCGGCCCTCCGTCGCCGCAGTGGACATGG GTTTCTGATTGGGCCGTCGACCACAGCGTCCCGGGAGGCACGGATAAAGAGGGCTGGCAGTACGCTGCAGATTTCCCAGTGTATGTTCAACCTACACATAGAACAGCAGCTAGATATTTGGGTCTCGATGTAATTGGCGATTCATGCGCTTTCAGGACGTTTCACGGTCATAAGACGATGAAGGACTTCGTGCGCCGCAGGCGGTGGGCTAG GAAGTGCATGATCAGTCTCACCGGGCCGTGGCTGAAGGTTCCTCCGATCGCCCTGACGGACGTCACCGTCCTGCCGTGTCTGGCCCAGTGCAGCCTGGAGCAGGTTCCCGTGTGGGCCATTAGCGAGAAGGGAGACGTTCTGTGCCGCCTGGGAGTCACCGCCAGCAACCCGGCC GGTAATTCCTGGCTCCACGTGGGCACAGACCAGCCCTTCAAGTCCATTTGCATAGGAGGAGGTCACCAGGTGTGGGCCATCGCTAGGGACGGAGCAGTCTTCTACCGGGGATCAGTGTCTGCCCACAATCCTGCTG GTGAGTGCTGGTATCACATACCATCTCCCCCGAAGCAGACGCTCAGACAGGTGTCCGTGGGCAGGACCTCCGTTTATGCCGTGGATGAAAACA GTAATCTGTGGTACAGACAGGGTTTGACACCCAGCTATCCTCAGGGCTCTGCGTGGGAACTCATCTCCAGTAATGTGTGTAAGGTGTCTGTCGGACCACTGGACCAG GTTTGGATAATCGCTGATAAAGTGTCAGGTTATCCATCAGAGAGCTCGGGAACAGTGTGCCACAGACTAGGAGTGAAGCCCATGCAGCCCAAAGGCCTGAGCTGGGACTTTGGCATTGGG GGTGGATGGGAGCAcctgtgtgtgagagggaaCTCTACGGAGGCCCAGCGCGTGGCACCTCGCAGTCCAATGCCCAGCCGCACACAGAGTCAGGTGAACGGGAATGTTGTGGGCTGCTAG
- the tecpr1b gene encoding tectonin beta-propeller repeat-containing protein 1 isoform X3, with the protein MKTRSTVIKLQSRARDVGGAAVGGGRVRAGVQPVGPRGPLEALRRSPAGAEAGDRLSPLLLGRRVRPSGVSPRLSRSSAYTPAGGDLREPGAWETFRFIKPSRWNPVDGYTDALLPTDRWQWTDESGLNPQPLHSFVLPSANWEWEGDWYVDDESCGRESRETGGWEYAVDFPATFTKEKKWNSCVRRRRWLRYRRYKALGSWAKVPLDKARPPPEPFTDISCGGWDVRDSPEKHIHLWAVSQQGKLWFRAGITQQNPEGTRWEPIQVPREAAQVSAGPKDLLWVILWDGQLLARTGIGKDCPKGSSWEPVQPPNQKGAVHVAVGVNVVWAITKDNKVWFRRGVNSHNPTGSGWISIGGEMVMLSVGPNDQVWGVGSDDRTVYFRHGVTGTEVTGRSWVAVSAQLDGSESTNHSSVVNDASVFAGELTAPSQGSVLGCDDTDVPEPRVPKITSDSFISALVSDRSSPAHDPASEGHPSVSEDNLVTSQESDPSILSPSSPSGGSETPWSNVDLEEMKGSLPSSTRSSVATYPFELQHSTVVQEEVPPWAWVAGGGCDITSGSHVHLFNVSDPGPLSPSITPALSAQTRAAQQERDASVEKSVRVTRGRMCWWRDWTPHQWEDVSVTLEQVTGAGAQTGDILYLYYTHDQEKKYLYAVIKEVTALVPMFRDSLYTVAVYTPDRTKQRQPILLATSSQQDFSAWLSLLNESCCASRALGEHPSKQALWAVTCQGDVMVHEPSPGLEAPAQHVPCEHMFWRQVPAHLLCVESNSLGVVWGIAHDHTAWVYTPARGSESPERAVSDVRSVLIYENQRWNPMTGYTDKGLPTDRYMWSDASGQRECTKDNTGPPSPQWTWVSDWAVDHSVPGGTDKEGWQYAADFPVTFHGHKTMKDFVRRRRWARKCMISLTGPWLKVPPIALTDVTVLPCLAQCSLEQVPVWAISEKGDVLCRLGVTASNPAGNSWLHVGTDQPFKSICIGGGHQVWAIARDGAVFYRGSVSAHNPAGECWYHIPSPPKQTLRQVSVGRTSVYAVDENSNLWYRQGLTPSYPQGSAWELISSNVCKVSVGPLDQVWIIADKVSGYPSESSGTVCHRLGVKPMQPKGLSWDFGIGGGWEHLCVRGNSTEAQRVAPRSPMPSRTQSQVNGNVVGC; encoded by the exons ATGAAGACTCGCTCCACGGTCATTAAACTACAGAGTAG GGCCCGTGATGTCGGGGGCGCAGCTGTGGGCGGTGGACGTGTACGGGCGGGGGTTCAGCCTGTGGGCCCCCGGGGGCCGCTGGAGGCGCTCCGCCGATCTCCTGCTGGAGCTGAAGCGGGTGACAGGCTCTCGCCGCTGCTGCTGGGGCGTCGGGTGCGACCATCAGGTGTATCTCCACGTCTATCCCGCTCGAGTGCCTATACGCCGGCAGGAGGAGACCTACGAGAACCAGGCGCGTGGGAAACCTTTCGGTTCATCAAACCTTCG AGGTGGAACCCAGTGGATGGGTACACAGACGCTCTCCTCCCGACGGACCGCTGGCAGTGGACGGACGAGTCGGGCTTGAACCCACAGCCTCTTCACAGCTTCGTGCTGCCGTCTGCTAACTGGGAGTGGGAGGGAGACTGGTACGTGGACGACGAAAGCTGTGGGAGAGAATCCAGGGAGACAGGG GGGTGGGAGTATGCAGTGGACTTCCCCGCCACCTTCACTAAAGAGAAGAAGTGGAACTCGTGCGTCCGTCGCAGGCGATGGCTGCGCTACAGGAGATATAAAGCACTGGGATCCTGGGCCAAG GTGCCTCTGGACAAAGCCAGACCTCCACCGGAGCCCTTCACCGACATCAGCTGCGGAGGCTGGGACGTGAGGGACAGTCCTGAGAAACACATTCACCTGTGGGCCGTGTCCCAGCAAGGGAAG CTGTGGTTTCGCGCAGGCATCACACAGCAGAACCCGGAGGGGACCCGCTGGGAACCCATCCAGGTGCCCCGAGAGGCGGCGCAGGTCAGCGCCGGGCCCAAAGACCTGCTGTGGGTCATTCTCTGGGATGGACAACTGCTGGCCAGAACGGGCATCGGTAAAGACTGCCCTAAAG gctCATCTTGGGAGCCAGTGCAGCCTCCCAATCAGAAAGGAGCTGTCCATGTTGCGGTGGGAGTCAACGTCGTTTGGGCCATCACTAAAGACAACAAA GTCTGGTTCAGGAGGGGCGTGAATTCCCACAATCCCACTGGCTCAGGCTGGATCAGTATCGGTGGAGAGATGGTGATGCTTAGCGTGGGGCCCAATGACCAG GTATGGGGGGTTGGCAGTGATGACCGGACTGTGTATTTTCGTCATGGCGTGACAGGCACAGAGGTCACGGGCAGGTCATGGGTGGCAGTGTCAGCTCAGCTTGATGGCAGCGAAAGCACAAATCATTCCAG TGTTGTGAACGACGCCAGTGTCTTCGCCGGTGAGCTCACGGCGCCTTCCCAGGGTTCAGTTCTGGGCTGCGACGACACGGACGTACCAGAGCCACGCGTCCCCAAGATCACGAGCGACAGCTTCATCTCAGCGCTGGTGTCTGATCGCTCCTCCCCGGCGCACGACCCGGCCTCCGAGGGTCACCCCAGCGTATCCGAGGACAACCTGGTGACGAGTCAAGAGTCGGACCCCTCCATCCTGAGCCCCAGCAGCCCGTCCGGCGGCAGCGAGACTCCGTGGAGCAATGTTGACCTGGAGGAGATGAAGGGCTCGCTTCCCAGCAGCACCCGGAGCTCCGTGGCCACGTACCCCTTTGAGCTGCAGCACAGCACCGTCGTGCAGGAGGAAGTGCCGCCCTGGGCCTGGGTCGCCGGTGGAGGATGTGACATCACTTCCGGCTCACATGTCCACTTGTTTAACGTCTCAG ATCCCGGGcctctctctccatccatcaCACCTGCCCTCAGCGCTCAGACAAGAGCAGCCCAGCAAGAGAGAGACGCCTCTGTAGAGAAG TCTGTCCGTGTGACCAGGGGTCGTATGTGCTGGTGGAGGGACTGGACCCCTCACCAGTGGGAGGATGTCAGCGTGACGCTGGAGCAGGTCACCGGTGCTGGAGCTCAGACAGGAGACATCCTTTACCTCTACTACACTCACGACCAGGAGAAGAAG tatcTGTATGCTGTGATAAAGGAGGTGACGGCCCTGGTGCCCATGTTCAGGGACTCTCTGTACACTGTGGCCGTTTACACTCCAGACAGAACCAAACAGAGACAGCCCATTCTACTGGCTACTTCCTCTCAACAAGACTTCAGCGCCTGG ctGTCTCTGTTGAACGAGTCGTGCTGCGCGTCCAGGGCTCTCGGGGAGCATCCGTCCAAGCAGGCCCTGTGGGCCGTGACGTGTCAAGGAGACGTCATGGTGCACGAGCCGTCCCCCGGTCTGGAAGCCCCAGCGCAGCACGTCCCCTGTGAGCACAT GTTCTGGCGCCAGGTTCCTGCTCATCTGCTGTGTGTGGAGTCTAACAGTCTGGGTGTTGTGTGGGGCATCGCTCACGATCACACCGCCTGGGTCTACACGCCGGCTCGGG GAAGCGAAAGCCCCGAGCGAGCAGTGAGCGATGTTCGGAGCGTGCTCATCTACGAGAACCAGCGCTGGAACCCCATGACGGGATACACAGACAA GGGTCTCCCCACAGACCGCTACATGTGGAGCGACGCGTCGGGCCAGAGAGAGTGCACCAAAGACAACACCGGCCCTCCGTCGCCGCAGTGGACATGG GTTTCTGATTGGGCCGTCGACCACAGCGTCCCGGGAGGCACGGATAAAGAGGGCTGGCAGTACGCTGCAGATTTCCCAGT GACGTTTCACGGTCATAAGACGATGAAGGACTTCGTGCGCCGCAGGCGGTGGGCTAG GAAGTGCATGATCAGTCTCACCGGGCCGTGGCTGAAGGTTCCTCCGATCGCCCTGACGGACGTCACCGTCCTGCCGTGTCTGGCCCAGTGCAGCCTGGAGCAGGTTCCCGTGTGGGCCATTAGCGAGAAGGGAGACGTTCTGTGCCGCCTGGGAGTCACCGCCAGCAACCCGGCC GGTAATTCCTGGCTCCACGTGGGCACAGACCAGCCCTTCAAGTCCATTTGCATAGGAGGAGGTCACCAGGTGTGGGCCATCGCTAGGGACGGAGCAGTCTTCTACCGGGGATCAGTGTCTGCCCACAATCCTGCTG GTGAGTGCTGGTATCACATACCATCTCCCCCGAAGCAGACGCTCAGACAGGTGTCCGTGGGCAGGACCTCCGTTTATGCCGTGGATGAAAACA GTAATCTGTGGTACAGACAGGGTTTGACACCCAGCTATCCTCAGGGCTCTGCGTGGGAACTCATCTCCAGTAATGTGTGTAAGGTGTCTGTCGGACCACTGGACCAG GTTTGGATAATCGCTGATAAAGTGTCAGGTTATCCATCAGAGAGCTCGGGAACAGTGTGCCACAGACTAGGAGTGAAGCCCATGCAGCCCAAAGGCCTGAGCTGGGACTTTGGCATTGGG GGTGGATGGGAGCAcctgtgtgtgagagggaaCTCTACGGAGGCCCAGCGCGTGGCACCTCGCAGTCCAATGCCCAGCCGCACACAGAGTCAGGTGAACGGGAATGTTGTGGGCTGCTAG